GTAGAATATGCAAACAAACCAGTCCCTTTTTTTTTTAGCTCTTTTCAGGAACAACCCAATCAACTTATTATACAATTTGAGGATATTGATGGGGAACAAAAAGCCGCTGAACTAGTTGGTAGAAAAATATTTGCCGAAGAAAAATATGTAACGGTTGAAGTTGATGATTTGCAAAAACTGAACGGTTATACGGTAATAGACCAAGACGAAAAAAATGTAGGAACCGTTTCTGAAATCGTAAATTACAATCAATTCCTTGCCAAAGTAATTATTGACGGAAAAGAAGTACTCTTACCCATGAACCACGAAACACTTTTGGGTATCGACGAAGCAAATAAAATTTTACATTTGCATATCCCTGAAGGATTACTTGAATTCTACAAAAACAATTAACATGTCTTTGCATATCGATATATTATCATTGGTGCCCGACTTATTAGAAAGTCCCTTTAACCACAGTATCATAAAACGTGCAAAAGATAAAAATCTAGTTTCAATAAATATATGTAATATCCGTGATTATGCTGAGGGGAAACACCGTCAGGCCGATGATACACAGTTCGGCGGTGGTGCGGGAATGGTAATGATGGCCGAACCG
The genomic region above belongs to Bacteroidota bacterium and contains:
- a CDS encoding PRC-barrel domain-containing protein produces the protein MENLVHIGHVSRVHGYKGQIKISLNPNTLIKKPKGLVLFVEYANKPVPFFFSSFQEQPNQLIIQFEDIDGEQKAAELVGRKIFAEEKYVTVEVDDLQKLNGYTVIDQDEKNVGTVSEIVNYNQFLAKVIIDGKEVLLPMNHETLLGIDEANKILHLHIPEGLLEFYKNN